The following are encoded in a window of Cupriavidus oxalaticus genomic DNA:
- a CDS encoding mandelate racemase/muconate lactonizing enzyme family protein, protein MQIASIDTIVLRVPFTVGGVSAAGVWGGAGLQAADSLLLRVTTDDGIVGWGESFGFIGIPMVKAALDELLAPACLGMDATQPEALGLDLQRRFHVFGRGGAMMYGLSALDIALWDICGKAAGLPLYRLLGGTRREQLPAYASLIRYADREAIAANTQRAIADGYRSVKLHEVDLAVIRAARAAAGPDIEITLDVNCPWSLAEAIDMARALAPLSLRWLEEPLWPPENYAGLAALRRQCGIAVAAGENASTLMDFHQMLGAGAVDVIQPSPAKMGGISALRKVFALAEAHNTQVMIHTFYDGPGLLASIHATAALGDARAMIEWRYFDMEARVLGDAVVPRDGMIRVPDGPGLGIDPDPEVIRRYQVG, encoded by the coding sequence ATGCAGATTGCGTCGATCGACACCATCGTGCTGCGCGTGCCATTCACGGTCGGCGGGGTCTCCGCCGCCGGCGTGTGGGGCGGGGCAGGCTTGCAGGCCGCCGATTCGCTGCTGCTCCGGGTCACCACGGACGACGGCATCGTAGGCTGGGGCGAAAGCTTCGGCTTTATCGGCATCCCGATGGTCAAGGCGGCGCTCGACGAACTGCTGGCGCCCGCGTGCCTCGGCATGGATGCCACGCAGCCCGAGGCGCTCGGCCTGGACCTGCAGCGCCGGTTCCACGTCTTCGGCCGCGGCGGCGCCATGATGTACGGGCTGTCGGCGCTAGATATCGCGCTGTGGGACATCTGCGGCAAGGCCGCCGGCCTGCCGCTGTACCGGCTGCTGGGTGGAACGCGGCGGGAACAACTGCCCGCGTATGCCAGCCTGATCCGCTACGCCGACCGTGAGGCGATCGCGGCCAACACGCAGCGCGCGATCGCCGACGGCTACCGCAGCGTCAAGCTGCACGAGGTCGACCTCGCTGTCATACGGGCCGCGCGCGCGGCGGCCGGGCCGGATATCGAAATCACGCTCGACGTGAACTGCCCCTGGTCGCTGGCCGAGGCCATCGACATGGCGCGCGCGCTGGCGCCGCTGTCGCTGCGCTGGCTCGAGGAGCCGCTGTGGCCGCCGGAGAACTACGCCGGCCTGGCCGCGTTGCGCCGGCAATGCGGCATTGCCGTTGCGGCGGGTGAGAACGCCTCGACGCTGATGGACTTCCACCAGATGCTCGGCGCCGGCGCGGTCGACGTCATCCAGCCGAGCCCGGCCAAGATGGGCGGCATCAGCGCGCTGCGCAAGGTGTTCGCGCTGGCCGAGGCGCACAACACGCAGGTGATGATCCACACCTTCTACGACGGCCCCGGGCTGCTGGCCAGCATCCATGCCACGGCGGCGCTCGGCGACGCGCGTGCCATGATCGAATGGCGCTACTTTGACATGGAGGCCCGGGTGCTCGGCGATGCGGTGGTGCCGCGCGACGGCATGATCCGGGTGCCGGACGGGCCGGGGCTGGGCATCGATCCCGATCCGGAAGTGATCCGGCGCTACCAGGTCGGCTGA
- a CDS encoding 1,6-dihydroxycyclohexa-2,4-diene-1-carboxylate dehydrogenase: MRSSARFAGKAMIVTGAAQGIGRGVALAAAAEGASVALVDRSALVDEVAAEIAAGGGRAIAVHADLETFAGATHMAQAAEAAYGRIDILVNNVGGTIWAKPFQFYEADQIEAEIRRSLFPTLWCCRAVLPGMVERRQGVIVNVSSIATRSIHRVPYAAAKGGVNALTASLAFEHAHEGIRVNAIATGGTEAPPRRIPRNTEAQGEQEAGWYQAIVDQTRDSSLMHRYGTIDEQVHAILFLASDEASYITGTVLPVGGGDQG, from the coding sequence ATGAGAAGCTCCGCACGATTCGCCGGCAAGGCGATGATCGTCACCGGCGCCGCGCAGGGCATCGGCCGCGGCGTGGCGCTGGCCGCCGCCGCAGAGGGCGCGTCGGTGGCGCTGGTCGACCGCTCGGCGCTGGTCGATGAAGTCGCCGCCGAGATCGCTGCCGGCGGCGGCAGGGCCATCGCCGTGCATGCCGACCTGGAAACGTTTGCCGGCGCCACGCACATGGCGCAGGCGGCGGAGGCCGCCTACGGCCGCATCGATATCCTCGTCAACAATGTCGGCGGCACGATCTGGGCCAAGCCGTTCCAGTTCTATGAAGCGGACCAGATCGAGGCCGAGATCCGGCGCTCGCTGTTTCCCACGCTGTGGTGCTGCCGCGCCGTGCTCCCCGGCATGGTCGAGCGCCGGCAGGGGGTGATCGTCAACGTGTCGTCGATCGCCACGCGCAGCATCCACCGCGTGCCCTATGCGGCGGCCAAGGGCGGCGTCAATGCGCTGACCGCCAGCCTGGCCTTCGAACACGCGCACGAAGGCATCCGCGTCAACGCCATCGCCACCGGCGGGACCGAGGCGCCGCCGCGCAGGATTCCACGCAACACCGAGGCGCAGGGCGAGCAGGAGGCGGGCTGGTACCAGGCCATCGTCGACCAGACCCGTGACAGCAGCCTGATGCACCGCTATGGCACGATCGATGAACAGGTGCATGCGATCCTGTTCCTGGCATCGGACGAAGCGTCCTATATCACCGGCACGGTCTTGCCGGTCGGGGGCGGCGACCAGGGCTGA
- the benC gene encoding benzoate 1,2-dioxygenase electron transfer component BenC — MEHTIALQFEDGVTRFITCGDNETLSDAAYRQQINIPLDCRDGACGTCRGLCESGSYDLPESSYIEDALTAEEAGQGYVLACQTRPRSDCVIRVPASSAACKTGVATYQGTLAELESLSDSTISFAIDLDDAAGVDFLPGQYVNVEIPGTGQTRSYSFSSAPGSARTGFVVRNVPDGRMSTWLTSEAKSGERVAFSGPYGSFYLRPVTRPVLFLAGGTGIAPFLSMLDVMAAGDCAHPVRMVYGVTNDIDLVGLPRIDAAQAALATLGGFEYRTCVADPASGHARKGYVTAHVEPEWLNGGDVDIYLCGPVAMVEAVRGWLQQSGITPAGFYYEKFSASNAV, encoded by the coding sequence ATGGAACACACCATCGCCCTGCAATTCGAGGACGGCGTCACGCGCTTCATCACCTGCGGTGACAACGAGACCCTGTCCGACGCCGCCTACCGGCAGCAGATCAACATCCCGCTGGACTGCCGCGACGGCGCCTGCGGCACCTGCCGCGGCCTGTGCGAGTCGGGCAGCTATGACCTGCCCGAGTCGAGCTATATCGAGGACGCGCTGACCGCCGAGGAAGCGGGGCAGGGCTACGTGCTGGCGTGCCAGACGCGCCCGCGTTCGGACTGCGTGATCCGCGTGCCGGCATCGTCGGCGGCGTGCAAGACCGGCGTCGCGACCTACCAGGGGACGCTGGCCGAACTGGAATCGCTGTCCGATTCGACCATCAGCTTCGCCATCGACCTGGACGATGCCGCCGGCGTGGACTTCCTGCCGGGGCAGTACGTCAATGTCGAGATCCCGGGCACCGGCCAGACGCGCTCGTATTCCTTCAGCTCCGCGCCCGGCAGCGCGCGCACCGGCTTCGTGGTGCGCAACGTGCCGGACGGCAGGATGAGCACGTGGCTGACCAGCGAGGCCAAGTCCGGCGAGCGCGTGGCGTTCTCCGGGCCGTATGGCAGCTTCTACCTGCGCCCCGTGACGCGTCCGGTGCTGTTCCTCGCGGGTGGCACCGGCATTGCGCCGTTCCTGTCGATGCTCGACGTGATGGCCGCCGGTGATTGCGCGCATCCGGTGCGCATGGTCTACGGCGTCACGAACGATATCGACCTCGTGGGGCTGCCTCGCATCGACGCCGCCCAGGCCGCCTTGGCCACGTTGGGCGGCTTCGAATACCGTACCTGTGTTGCGGATCCCGCCAGCGGCCACGCGCGCAAGGGCTACGTCACCGCGCACGTCGAGCCCGAATGGCTCAACGGTGGCGATGTCGACATCTACCTGTGCGGCCCCGTGGCGATGGTGGAAGCGGTGCGCGGCTGGCTGCAGCAGAGCGGCATCACGCCCGCGGGCTTCTACTACGAGAAGTTCTCGGCCAGCAACGCGGTGTGA
- the benB gene encoding benzoate 1,2-dioxygenase small subunit, producing the protein MSTADITPDTVVDKPVDLAAIRAFLYREARLLDDEAWDEWVECYHPEVKFWMPCWDDDGKLITDPQREISLIYYPSRQGLEDRVFRIKTERSSATMPDTRTSHNLSNVELLDVDGDTCTVRFNWHTLSHRYQTTYSYFGMSRYRLDLCGAQPRILDKYVVLKNDYINQVIDIYHI; encoded by the coding sequence ATGAGCACCGCCGACATCACGCCCGACACCGTCGTCGACAAGCCGGTCGACCTGGCCGCCATCCGGGCCTTCCTGTACCGCGAGGCACGCCTGCTCGACGACGAAGCGTGGGACGAATGGGTCGAGTGCTACCACCCGGAGGTGAAGTTCTGGATGCCGTGCTGGGACGACGACGGCAAGCTCATCACCGACCCGCAGCGAGAGATCTCGCTGATCTATTACCCGAGCCGCCAGGGGCTGGAAGACCGCGTGTTCCGCATCAAGACCGAGCGCTCCAGCGCCACCATGCCGGACACGCGCACCAGTCACAACCTGAGCAATGTCGAGCTGCTGGACGTCGACGGCGACACCTGCACCGTGCGCTTCAACTGGCACACGCTGAGCCATCGCTACCAGACCACGTACAGCTACTTCGGCATGTCGCGCTACCGGCTCGACCTCTGCGGCGCGCAGCCGCGCATCCTGGACAAGTATGTCGTGCTCAAGAACGACTACATCAACCAGGTCATCGACATCTATCACATCTGA
- the benA gene encoding benzoate 1,2-dioxygenase large subunit, producing MIPIYPAGTAPVRPEVMQHVTQSRRLDLDDFLVEDKASGDYRLHRAAFTDEDLFELEMKHIFEGNWIYLAHESQIPNNNDYYTTHIGRQPVVIARNRQGELNAFINACSHRGAMLCRHKRGNKATYTCPFHGWTFNNSGKLLKVKDPENAGYPECFNKEGSHDLKKVARFENYRGFLFGSLNADVPPLQDFLGEAARIIDMIVDQSADGLEVLRGSSTYTFEGNWKLQAENGADGYHVSAVHWNYAATTSHRKQKNAGDQIRAMDAGKWGQQGGGFYAFEHGHMLLWTKWANPEDRPNFSRRDEFAARCGEETADWMIQNSRNLCLYPNVYLMDQFGSQIRLLRPLAVDKTEVTIYCIAPKGESDEARARRIRQYEDFFNVSGMATPDDLEEFRACQQGYAGQALAWNDMCRGAKHWIDGADEAAQRIGLKPVMSGVRTEDEGLYTVQHRYWLDVMKKAVAGQAAHAANEATNAVTNGTEGSAA from the coding sequence ATGATCCCGATCTATCCGGCGGGGACGGCCCCCGTTCGCCCTGAAGTCATGCAACACGTCACGCAATCCCGGCGACTCGACCTCGATGACTTCCTGGTGGAAGACAAGGCCAGCGGCGACTACCGCCTGCATCGCGCGGCCTTCACCGACGAAGACCTGTTCGAACTGGAGATGAAGCACATCTTCGAGGGCAACTGGATCTACCTGGCGCATGAAAGCCAGATCCCGAACAACAACGACTACTACACCACCCATATCGGCCGCCAGCCGGTGGTGATCGCGCGCAACCGGCAAGGCGAGCTGAACGCCTTCATCAATGCGTGCAGCCACCGCGGCGCGATGCTGTGCCGCCACAAGCGCGGCAACAAGGCCACCTACACCTGCCCGTTCCACGGCTGGACCTTCAACAACAGCGGCAAGCTGCTGAAGGTGAAGGACCCCGAGAACGCGGGCTATCCCGAGTGCTTCAACAAGGAAGGCTCGCACGACCTGAAGAAGGTGGCGCGCTTCGAGAACTACCGCGGCTTCCTGTTCGGCAGCCTGAACGCCGACGTGCCGCCGCTGCAGGACTTCCTGGGCGAGGCGGCACGCATCATCGACATGATCGTCGACCAGTCCGCCGACGGGCTGGAGGTGCTGCGCGGCTCCTCCACCTACACCTTCGAGGGCAACTGGAAGCTGCAGGCCGAGAACGGTGCCGACGGCTACCACGTGTCGGCGGTGCACTGGAACTACGCCGCCACCACCAGCCACCGCAAGCAGAAGAATGCGGGCGACCAGATCCGCGCGATGGACGCGGGCAAGTGGGGGCAGCAGGGCGGCGGCTTCTATGCCTTCGAGCATGGCCACATGCTGCTGTGGACAAAGTGGGCCAATCCCGAAGACCGTCCCAACTTCAGCCGCCGCGACGAATTCGCCGCGCGCTGCGGCGAGGAGACCGCGGACTGGATGATCCAGAATTCGCGCAACCTGTGCCTGTATCCCAACGTCTACCTGATGGACCAGTTCGGCTCGCAGATCCGCCTGCTGCGCCCGCTGGCCGTCGACAAGACCGAGGTCACGATCTACTGCATCGCGCCGAAGGGCGAATCCGACGAGGCACGCGCGCGCCGCATCCGCCAGTACGAAGACTTCTTCAACGTCAGCGGCATGGCCACGCCGGACGACCTGGAAGAATTCCGCGCCTGCCAGCAGGGCTACGCCGGCCAGGCGCTGGCCTGGAACGACATGTGCCGGGGCGCGAAGCACTGGATCGACGGCGCGGACGAAGCCGCGCAACGCATCGGGCTGAAGCCGGTGATGAGCGGCGTGCGCACCGAGGACGAGGGTTTGTACACCGTGCAGCATCGCTACTGGCTGGACGTCATGAAGAAGGCCGTGGCGGGGCAGGCTGCGCACGCCGCGAATGAAGCAACGAATGCCGTAACCAACGGCACCGAAGGGAGCGCAGCATGA
- the catA gene encoding catechol 1,2-dioxygenase: MTHSEIDALVHSFIVATGTQGTPDPRVQQVVVRLTADLFKAIEDLDLSASEVWKGIEYFAEAGATQELGLLAAGLGLERFLDVRADEAEARAGLAGGTPRTIEGPLYVAGAPESTGFARLDDGGDDGKGEVLFMQGTVYGADGKPLPGAKVEVWHANLMGSYSFFDKTQSHFNLRRTIVTDANGRYQFRSNVPTGYGCPPQGTTQRLLDRLARHGQRPAHIHFFVSADGHRKLTTQINIDGDKYLWDDFAFASREGLVPAVNRIADAAALDQHGVDQPFASIDFDFRLLPEQEGAPPAEVERLRAAA, from the coding sequence ATGACTCACTCGGAAATCGACGCCCTGGTCCACAGCTTTATCGTCGCCACGGGCACGCAAGGCACGCCCGACCCGCGCGTACAGCAGGTGGTCGTGCGCCTGACCGCGGACCTGTTCAAGGCGATCGAAGACCTCGACCTGAGCGCCAGCGAAGTCTGGAAGGGCATCGAGTACTTTGCCGAGGCGGGCGCGACCCAGGAACTGGGCCTGCTCGCCGCCGGCCTGGGGCTGGAACGCTTCCTCGATGTCCGCGCCGACGAGGCCGAAGCCCGCGCCGGGCTGGCCGGCGGCACGCCGCGCACCATCGAAGGCCCGCTGTACGTGGCCGGCGCGCCGGAAAGCACCGGCTTTGCCCGCCTTGACGACGGTGGCGACGATGGCAAGGGCGAGGTGCTGTTCATGCAGGGCACGGTGTACGGTGCCGACGGCAAGCCGCTGCCGGGTGCCAAGGTCGAGGTGTGGCATGCCAACCTGATGGGCAGCTACTCGTTCTTCGACAAGACCCAGTCGCACTTCAACCTGCGCCGCACCATCGTCACCGATGCCAACGGCCGCTACCAGTTCCGCAGCAACGTGCCGACCGGCTACGGCTGCCCGCCGCAAGGCACGACCCAGCGCCTGCTGGACCGGCTCGCGCGCCATGGCCAGCGGCCGGCGCATATCCACTTCTTCGTGTCGGCGGACGGCCACCGCAAGCTGACCACGCAGATCAATATCGACGGCGACAAGTACCTGTGGGATGACTTCGCCTTCGCCAGCCGCGAGGGGCTGGTGCCGGCGGTGAACCGTATCGCCGACGCCGCCGCGCTCGACCAGCACGGCGTGGACCAGCCGTTCGCCTCGATCGACTTTGACTTCCGGCTGCTGCCCGAGCAGGAAGGCGCGCCGCCCGCCGAGGTGGAGCGCCTGCGCGCTGCCGCCTGA
- a CDS encoding LysR family transcriptional regulator encodes MELRHLRYFVAVAEERNFTRAAERLHIAQPPLSRQIQQLEEDLGVQLFERHSRPLKLTDTGRYFYTHALQLLAQTAELQAMTKRVGKIEHKMSVGFVGSTLYGMLPRIIRRFRQMHADLELSLHEMSTMDQIKALKEGRIDVGFGRIRHEDPSVRRVVLREERMIVALPVGHPLAAAKPQLALHDLVGEPLIIFPKAPRPSFADQVLAAFHDRALKPSRLHEVRELQIALGLVAMGEGISVVPSSVYGLKRDDVTYKELDDPKLVSPIIMSTRMMDESADLHSLRDMIYQLYEEEGMAYLPPQKE; translated from the coding sequence GTGGAATTGCGGCACCTGCGTTACTTCGTGGCCGTGGCAGAGGAACGCAACTTCACCCGCGCGGCCGAGCGGCTGCATATCGCCCAGCCCCCGCTGTCGCGCCAGATCCAGCAGCTGGAGGAGGACCTGGGCGTGCAACTGTTCGAGCGCCACTCGCGCCCGCTCAAGCTGACCGATACCGGGCGCTACTTCTACACCCACGCGCTGCAATTGCTGGCCCAGACCGCCGAGTTGCAGGCGATGACCAAGCGGGTCGGCAAGATCGAGCACAAGATGTCGGTCGGCTTTGTCGGCTCGACGCTGTACGGCATGCTGCCGCGCATCATCCGGCGCTTCCGCCAGATGCACGCCGACCTGGAACTGAGCCTGCACGAGATGTCGACCATGGACCAGATCAAGGCGCTCAAGGAGGGCCGCATCGACGTGGGCTTCGGGCGCATCCGGCATGAAGACCCGTCGGTCCGGCGCGTGGTGCTGCGCGAGGAGCGCATGATCGTGGCGCTGCCGGTCGGGCACCCGCTGGCGGCGGCCAAACCGCAGCTCGCGCTGCACGACCTGGTGGGCGAGCCGCTGATCATCTTTCCCAAGGCGCCGCGTCCGAGCTTTGCCGACCAGGTGCTGGCCGCCTTCCACGACCGCGCGCTGAAGCCGAGCCGGCTGCACGAGGTGCGCGAGCTGCAGATCGCGCTCGGGCTGGTGGCGATGGGCGAAGGCATCTCGGTGGTGCCCAGCAGCGTCTACGGCCTGAAGCGGGATGACGTGACCTACAAGGAACTGGATGATCCCAAGCTGGTGTCGCCCATCATCATGAGCACCCGCATGATGGACGAGTCGGCCGACCTGCACTCCCTGCGCGACATGATCTACCAGCTCTACGAGGAAGAAGGCATGGCCTACCTGCCCCCTCAGAAGGAATAA
- a CDS encoding muconate/chloromuconate family cycloisomerase gives MKVATQSSSTTIESIEAILVDLPTIRPHQLAMATMQRQTLVIVRLRCADGVEGIGEATTIGGLSYGDESPEGIKLTIDTYLAPALIGQDATNVHAAMARLNKVARGNRFAKSALETALLDAQGKRLGVPLSTLLGGAVRDTLPVLWTLASGDTARDIDEAERLLAERRHDTFKLKIGRRGVREDVAHVSAIKRALGDRARVTVDVNQAWNEAEAATGIAMLEAAGIDLIEQPTPREQRTALARLAARFVVPIMADEAVCGPEDAMGLARLGAADVFALKIAKSGGIFGMLRTAAVGDAAGIALYGGTMLEGSVGTIAAAHGFATLPQLAWGTELFGPLLLKDDIVLERPVYRDFALHLPQGPGLGIALDEDKLAHYRRA, from the coding sequence ATGAAAGTGGCAACCCAATCCAGCTCCACGACCATCGAGTCGATCGAGGCCATCCTGGTCGACCTGCCGACCATCCGCCCGCACCAGCTCGCCATGGCGACCATGCAGCGCCAGACCCTCGTGATCGTCCGCCTGCGCTGCGCCGACGGCGTGGAAGGCATCGGCGAGGCCACCACCATCGGCGGCCTGTCCTATGGCGATGAAAGCCCCGAGGGCATCAAGCTGACCATCGACACGTACCTGGCGCCGGCGTTGATTGGGCAGGACGCCACCAATGTGCATGCCGCCATGGCGCGGCTGAACAAGGTGGCGCGCGGCAACCGCTTCGCCAAGTCGGCACTGGAAACGGCGCTGCTCGACGCGCAGGGCAAGCGCCTGGGCGTGCCGCTGTCGACGCTGCTGGGCGGCGCCGTGCGTGACACGCTGCCGGTGCTGTGGACGCTGGCCAGCGGCGATACCGCGCGCGACATCGACGAGGCCGAACGCCTGCTGGCCGAGCGCCGCCACGACACCTTCAAGCTCAAGATCGGCCGGCGCGGCGTGCGCGAGGACGTGGCCCATGTGTCCGCGATCAAGCGCGCGCTGGGCGACCGCGCCCGCGTCACCGTCGACGTCAACCAGGCCTGGAACGAAGCGGAGGCCGCCACCGGCATCGCCATGCTCGAAGCCGCCGGCATCGACCTGATCGAGCAGCCCACGCCGCGCGAGCAGCGCACCGCGCTGGCCCGGCTGGCGGCGCGCTTTGTCGTGCCCATCATGGCCGACGAAGCCGTGTGCGGCCCCGAGGACGCGATGGGACTGGCGCGACTGGGCGCCGCCGACGTGTTCGCGCTGAAGATCGCCAAGTCCGGCGGCATCTTCGGCATGCTGCGCACCGCCGCGGTCGGCGACGCGGCCGGCATCGCGCTGTATGGCGGCACCATGCTGGAAGGCAGCGTCGGCACCATCGCCGCGGCCCACGGCTTCGCCACGCTGCCGCAGCTGGCCTGGGGCACCGAGCTGTTCGGCCCGCTGCTGCTGAAGGACGATATCGTGCTGGAGCGGCCGGTGTACCGCGACTTTGCGCTGCACCTGCCGCAAGGGCCCGGGCTGGGGATCGCGCTCGACGAAGACAAGCTGGCGCACTATCGTCGCGCCTGA
- the catC gene encoding muconolactone Delta-isomerase: MLYLVRMDVNLPPDMPAAQADEIKAREKAYAQDLQRQGKWLHLYRVVGEYANYSVFDVESNEALHNLLSALPLFPYMKIAVTPLAPHPSSIR, translated from the coding sequence ATGCTGTATCTGGTACGAATGGACGTGAACCTGCCGCCCGACATGCCCGCCGCGCAGGCCGACGAAATCAAGGCGCGCGAGAAGGCCTACGCGCAGGACCTGCAGCGCCAGGGCAAATGGCTGCACCTCTACCGCGTGGTCGGCGAGTATGCCAACTACAGCGTGTTCGACGTCGAGTCGAACGAGGCGCTGCACAACCTGCTGTCGGCCCTGCCGCTGTTCCCGTACATGAAAATCGCCGTCACGCCGCTGGCGCCGCATCCGTCTTCGATTCGCTGA
- the pcaD gene encoding 3-oxoadipate enol-lactonase, with the protein MSIATRDGLRLHYELQGPAGAPALVMSNSLGTSLSMWDPQMPALLERFRVLRYDTRGHGASAVPDAPFGMAELGADVLAVMDHAGVERAHFCGLSMGGMTGIWLARHHPGRFGRFVLANTAALIGPASGWNTRIERVRAEGMVAIAEGVLARWFTPAALAGDPARMAPVLSMLASTDADGYVANCAAVRDADLRGLLPGIDARVLVIAGVQDAATTPEQGRELAEGIANADYLALNAAHLSNWELPAEFSDAVINFVSEA; encoded by the coding sequence ATGAGCATTGCCACCCGTGACGGGCTGCGCCTGCACTACGAACTCCAGGGCCCGGCCGGCGCGCCGGCGCTGGTCATGTCCAACTCGCTCGGCACCAGCCTGTCGATGTGGGACCCGCAGATGCCGGCGCTGCTGGAGCGCTTCCGCGTGCTGCGCTACGACACGCGCGGCCACGGCGCCTCTGCCGTGCCTGACGCGCCGTTCGGCATGGCCGAACTGGGCGCCGACGTGCTGGCCGTGATGGACCATGCCGGCGTCGAACGCGCACATTTCTGCGGCCTGTCGATGGGCGGCATGACCGGCATCTGGCTGGCACGTCATCACCCCGGACGCTTCGGCCGCTTTGTGCTGGCCAACACCGCGGCGCTGATCGGCCCGGCTTCCGGCTGGAACACGCGCATCGAGCGCGTGCGGGCCGAAGGCATGGTGGCCATCGCCGAGGGCGTGCTGGCCCGCTGGTTCACCCCGGCGGCGCTCGCCGGCGATCCGGCGCGCATGGCACCGGTGCTGTCGATGCTCGCCTCGACCGATGCCGACGGCTATGTCGCCAATTGCGCCGCGGTGCGCGATGCCGACCTGCGCGGCCTGCTGCCCGGCATCGATGCGCGCGTGCTGGTGATCGCCGGCGTCCAGGATGCCGCCACCACGCCGGAACAGGGGCGCGAGCTGGCTGAAGGCATTGCCAACGCCGATTACCTCGCGCTCAATGCGGCGCATCTGTCGAACTGGGAATTGCCGGCGGAGTTTTCCGACGCGGTGATCAACTTCGTTTCAGAGGCCTGA
- a CDS encoding aminotransferase-like domain-containing protein, which translates to MGAESIQDSESAARITGQWDLRITASGGVRYLQIVDFIERAIGEGRLVAGDRVPPQRSLAQSLGVDLTTVTRAYNEARRRQLIEARGALGTFIAAPRAELARVVDMSMNVPPPPAGVDFPDLLRRGLNQVLLRSDPHLLMTYQLGGGSASDRAAGALWLAPIFGQVDTARLVVCPGAQAALAAVILSWTRPGEAIVTEPLAYPGIRAAAAQLGRRVVVAPCDADGMLPDALAAARAAGATLAYLNPTAQNPTTHTMPASRRAEIASAAHRCDIALLEDDPYWLLTPSAPPPLATFAPERTCYVATLSKALTPGLRTAYVLLPEGRSGDDLLASLRAFALMAAPMTAALATQWIRDGSAMQLLDGIRTEALARCALASRWLSGIGQLPPSAIHVWHRLPAQWSAQQLTRAALAEDLRVTPSDAFWDGPNAPNAIRISLGGVDNHAQLSLALRKLAALLERRPASGVEMVV; encoded by the coding sequence TTGGGGGCAGAATCCATACAAGATAGCGAAAGCGCTGCCCGGATCACCGGCCAGTGGGATCTGCGGATCACTGCGTCCGGTGGGGTCCGGTACCTGCAGATCGTCGACTTCATCGAGCGGGCAATCGGCGAGGGCCGCCTCGTGGCCGGCGACCGCGTGCCGCCGCAGCGCAGCCTGGCGCAATCTCTCGGCGTGGACCTGACGACAGTGACGCGCGCCTATAACGAGGCGCGGCGAAGACAGCTGATCGAAGCGAGGGGCGCGCTCGGCACCTTCATTGCCGCGCCGCGTGCGGAACTCGCGCGCGTGGTCGACATGAGCATGAACGTGCCGCCGCCGCCGGCGGGCGTGGATTTCCCGGACCTGTTGCGGCGCGGCCTGAACCAGGTCCTGCTGCGCAGCGACCCGCACCTGCTGATGACCTACCAGCTTGGCGGCGGCAGTGCGTCGGACCGGGCGGCCGGGGCGCTCTGGCTTGCGCCGATCTTCGGGCAGGTCGACACGGCGCGGCTGGTGGTGTGCCCCGGCGCCCAGGCTGCGCTGGCCGCCGTGATCCTGAGCTGGACCCGGCCCGGCGAGGCAATCGTGACCGAGCCGCTGGCCTATCCGGGCATCCGCGCCGCGGCAGCGCAACTGGGCCGGCGCGTGGTGGTCGCACCGTGCGATGCGGACGGGATGCTGCCCGACGCGCTCGCCGCGGCCCGCGCCGCAGGCGCCACGCTGGCCTACCTCAACCCGACCGCGCAGAATCCGACCACGCACACCATGCCGGCCTCGCGCCGGGCAGAGATCGCCAGCGCCGCGCACCGATGCGATATCGCCTTGCTGGAGGACGACCCGTACTGGCTGCTGACGCCGTCGGCACCGCCGCCGCTCGCCACCTTTGCGCCCGAGCGCACCTGCTACGTCGCGACGCTGTCCAAGGCGCTCACGCCGGGCCTGCGCACCGCGTACGTCCTGTTGCCGGAGGGCAGGAGTGGCGACGACCTGCTGGCTTCGCTGCGCGCCTTCGCGCTGATGGCCGCGCCGATGACCGCGGCGCTGGCCACGCAATGGATCCGTGACGGCTCGGCCATGCAGCTGCTCGACGGCATCCGCACCGAAGCGCTGGCGCGGTGCGCGCTGGCAAGCCGATGGCTGAGCGGGATCGGCCAGCTGCCGCCCAGCGCCATCCACGTCTGGCACCGCCTTCCCGCGCAGTGGTCGGCGCAGCAGCTCACCCGGGCCGCGCTGGCGGAAGACCTGCGGGTCACGCCTTCCGACGCGTTCTGGGACGGGCCCAATGCGCCCAATGCCATCCGCATCTCGCTGGGCGGCGTCGACAATCACGCGCAGCTGTCGCTGGCTCTGAGGAAGCTGGCGGCATTGCTCGAGCGCCGGCCAGCGTCTGGGGTCGAGATGGTGGTGTGA